From Xanthomonas sp. 10-10:
ACAACCATGGAAAATGCGGCTGGCGCAGCTTGAGCATGCGGCGCACACGCGCACGCGCACGACGCGGATCGAACAACCATTGCACTGCGAACGCGTCGAAGGCGGCGTAGGTGTGCTGGTGATAGTGCCCGGCCAATTCAGGCACGCCCAGGCCAGTGAAATAGCGCAGGCTGCGTGCAGCGCTTTGGTCGGCGCGGTGCCGGTCTGGATACAGCGGGCTGTCGAGGATGTGCAACTCGCCGCCGTCGCGAAGCTGCGCAAGCAGGTGGCGCACCAGGGCGGCAGGATCCGGGAAATACTGGATGCACGCCGGCACCACGATGACGTCGAAGACATCGTGCGGCAGCGCAAAGGTCTGGATATCGGCAGCGACAAAACTCAGCCGTTGGTCGTGGCCGAACACGCGCGCGGCCTGCGTGAGTTCGGTGCGATTGACGTCCACGCCGCACACGTCGCGCTGCAGCGATTGCGCCAGCAGCTGCGATAGCCAGCCGTTGCCGCACCCCAGCTCGAGAATGGCGCCCTCACCGTCGCGTGCCTGCAGGTGCCGCACCAGCAATCTGCTGGACAGCGCGCGCACCTGCCATTCCAGGCTGGCACCGAGCTTGCCGCTGGGGCGCGGCAGGCTGCGCACCTGCGCATCGGTATACAGCCGGCCTTCCTGGCGCCGCACCTCCAGATAGCGATCCTCGAACGGATCTTCGGCAAGCGTGCGTTGAACGAACACGCCATCCACGCTGTCGAGCTCGGGCAGTTGCGCCAGGCGCTCACGCAATACAGGCAATCCAACCGTCATGCGTTGCGCTCAGCGCAGCGGCTTGGCGCTGTCGGCCGGCGGATCTTCCAGCCCCACGTTGGTGGATGCCGATTCATAGACCGCCTTGTCCAGCAAACCGGTTTCCTTGGCCACCAGCACCGGCACCAGCATCTGCCCGGTGACGTTGGTCATGGTGCGCATCATGTCGAGGATGCGGTCGATGGCGTACAGATACCCGATCACTTCCAGCGGCAGGTTGGCCGCGCTCAACACCACCGTGGCCATGATCACCGCAGTGCCTGGCACACCGGCCGTGCCAAAACTGCCCAGCACCGAGGCGATCAACACCACGAAGTATTGGTTTGCCGTCAATGGCACGCCGGTGTATTGGGCGATGAATACCGCACACAGCGCCGGGTAGATCGCGCCGCAGCCGTCCATCTTGATGCTGGCGCCCAGCGGTACCGCAAACGCGGCGTAGTCCTTGCTGACCCCCAGATTGTGGGTGATCGAACGCATCGCCACCGGCATCGCGGCAAAGCTCGACGAACTGACGAAGGCCACCTGCATGCCAGGCGCCGCACCACGGAAGAACTTCCACGGGTTGAGCCCGTGCGCCAGCAACAGGCTGCTGTAGACCACCAGGATATGGATGGCGCAGGCCACATACAGTGCGAGCACGAAACTGCCGAAGGGCAGCAACTTTGTGAAGCCGTAGCTGCCCACCAGGCCGGCAATCAGGCCGAAGGTGCCCAGCGGGGTCATCTCCAGCACGAAGCGCGTCACCTGGATCATGATGTCGCTCAACTGCCCGGTGAGCTTGCGCGCCTCGGCCACCCGCTCGCCGAGCTTGACCATCGCAAAGCCGAGCAACGCGGCGAAGAAGATCACCGGCAGGATCGAGCCGCGCCCGGCCGCCAGCACGGTTTCGCCGGCCGCATTGGTCTTGGTACCGATGCCGGTCAATGCATAGAACGGGTTGGACGGCACCACGTCTAGCAACACCTTGATCGGGCTGGGCACATCGCGCGGCTTCCACGCCGAGTCCACGCTCAGGCTGAAATGCCCGGCACCCGGCTGCATGATCGTGCCCACCGCAAGCCCGATGCCGACCGCCAGAGCGGCTGTGATCACGAACCACAGGAAGGTGCGGCCGCCGAGCGCGGCGACGGATTTTTGCCCGTGCAACGAGGAGATCGCATTGATCACCGCGAAGAACACCAGCGGGATCGCGATCATCTTGATCAGGGTGACATACAGATCACCGAGGGGGCCGAACCACACATCGGCCGCCGGGCCCATCAACGCCCCGGCAATCGCGCCGAGAACGAAGCCGGCCACCACGCGCTGCCAGAACGGAATGCGCAACCAGGCCGCAACCAGTCTCATGTCGTCGAATCATCCGGGGGGAGAGTGCATGCACCTTAGCGCAGGCCTGCCTTGCCCGCGAGGCCACGACTGGAACAGCGGCGTGTCATCTGTGCGACGGACCCGGGCCGGCATAATGGGGGCCGATTCAGTCACGAGTTCGAACCCGATGCGTTACCGCCTGCCTGCCCTCGCCGCCCTGACCACCCTGTGCGTGGCCGCCTGCGCCTCCACTGCCGGCACACCCGTGTCCGCACCGGCCGCCGTCCGCGTGGACGTGCCGCCGGTGACGCACCCGGCCGGCGAGACCCCGCAGTGGTGGTACCGCTCCGGCGCCGCACGTGCGGCCGGCAATGGCGCCATGGCCGGCAAGGCGCGCAACGTCATCCTGTTCCTGGGCGACGGCTTGAGCCTGACCACGGTGGCGGCCGCGCGCATCCTGGATGGCCAGCGCAAGGGCGGGCCCGGCGAAGAGAACCTGCTGTCCTGGGAGCAGTTCCCGGCCACCGCCTTCAGCAAGACCTACAACACCGATTCGCAGACCCCGGATTCGGCCGGCACCATGACCGCGATCACCACTGGCGTGAAAACGCACATGGGCGCGATCGGCGTCAGCAGCGGCAACCGCAGCGACTGCGCCGACAGCTTGAACAAGGGTCTGCTGAGCTGGTTGCAGCTGGCCGACAGCGCCGGCATGGCCACCGGTGTGGTCACCACCACCCGCCTCACCCACGCCACCCCGGCGGCCACCTATGCGCATTCGCCGGATCGCAACTGGGAAAACGACACCGACCTGCCCGAGTCCGCGCGTGCCGCCGGCTGCCAGGACATCGCCCAGCAGCTGTTGTCGACCGCCCGCTACGGCCGCGGCCCGCAGGTGGTGCTGGGCGGCGGCCGCAGCCAGTTCCAGACCGTGCAGGAGCGCGACCCCGAGTACGACGACAAGGTCGGCCTGCGCCTGGACGGCCGCGACCTGGTGGCCGAATGGAAACAGGCGCATCCGCAGGGCGCGTATGTCTGGAACGAGCAGCAACTGCAGGCCGCGGCCGGCGCACCCGCGCTGCTGGGCCTGTTCGAGCCGGACCATATGCAGTTCGACCACGACCGCAAGCGCGGCCCGCAGGGCGAGCCCAGCCTGACCGAAATGACCCGCACCGCGATCCAGGCGCTGTCGCGCGATCCCAACGGCTTCGTGCTGATGGTCGAAGGCGGCCGCATCGATCACGCCAACCACGCCGGCAATGCCTATCGCGCGCTCGACGAAACGGTGTCGCTGTCCGATGCGGTGCGCACCGCCGTGCAGACCGCTCCGGCCGACACGCTGATCATCGTCACCGCCGACCATTCGCACACGCTCAACTTCGTCGGTTACCCAGTGCGCGGCAACCCGATCCTGGGCAAGGTGCGCGGCACCGGCGGCGAAGAAGGCGACCGCAGCCAGCTGGCTACCGACCTGGCCGGACAGCCCTACACCACCCTCAGCTACGCCAATGGCCCCGGCCACACCGGCGCGACCAATGCACAGCCGGCCGGGCCGAAAAAGTACCCGCACGAACCCAGCAGCAGCGAGCCGGCCCACGGCCGGCCCGACCTCACCCATGTCGACACCGAAGCGCCCAGCTACATGCAGGAATCGCTGGTACCGACCAAGTCCGAAAGCCACGGCGGCGAAGACGTCGGCATCTGGGCCACCGGCCCGGGCAGCGCGGCGTTCCGCGGCACGCTGGAAGAGAACGTGATCTACCACGTCATCGTGCAGGCCACCCCGCGTCTGCGCGAGCGCCTGTGCAAGGCCGGCACCTGCGACAGCGCCGGCGTGCCGGTGCAGTTGCCTACCCCGGCCAGGTTCGAGGCAGCGGCAACGCGTTGATGTGCAGATGGCCCCGCGATGGCGACGAATGGGTCTACCAGCAACGCCACCTTGCCGGACACGCCTCCCGCATGGGCGGAGCGCGTCCGAGATGATGCGCGGCGGTCTGATCGTTCTGCTGCATGATCACGTGGTGCCCAGTGCACCACGTGCTGCGATGACGGGCACGACGATGGGCCGCCGTTCCCCAGCGCGGGCGATGCGATCCAGCGCCCGCCACCGTTCGCGCACAGCGGTGGCGGGCCCCTCCAGCAACGCTCCACATCGAGTGAGCACCCGGTGACCGACACGCCGCCACTGCTGCCCGCCACCCCGCCCGGCCCGGTACTGGTCGCCTACAGCGGCGGCATGGATTCGCAGGTGTTGCTGCACGCGCTGGCGGCCATGCCGGCTTACCGAGAACGTGGCCTGCGTGCGCTGCACGTGCACCACGGCCTGCATGCCGATGCCGACACCTGGGCGGCGCATTGCCAGCGCAGCTGCACGGCGCTGCAGGTGCCGCTGCACATCGTGCGGGTGCAGGTCGCGCGCGATAGCGGCCTGGGGCTAGAGGCCGCCGCGCGGCAGGCGCGCCACGGCGCCTTTGCCGACAGGCTGGCGCCCGGCGAATGGCTGGCGCTGGCACACCATCGCGACGATCAGGCCGAAACGTTTCTGCTGCGCGCACTGCGCGCATCGGGCCCGGACGGCCTGGCGGCAATGCGGGCACAGCGCCCGTTTGCCCAGGGCATCTTGTGGCGCCCGTTGCTGGCGCATGCACGCGCGCAGCTGCAGGCCTATGCACGCCTGCACGGCTTGCACTGGATCGACGATCCCAGCAACGCCGATGCCCGCTACGACCGCAACTTCCTGCGCACGCAGGTGCTGCCGTTGCTGCAGCAACGCTGGCCGCAGGCCGCCGATGCCTTGGCACGCAGCGCCCAGCTGAGCGCCGACGCCAGCGACCTGCTGCTGCACGACGATCTGGCCGTGCTACCCGGCCTGCAGACCGAAAGCGGCGCCCTGGACCTGCACCTGTTACGCGCGCAGCCCGCCGCACGTCGGCTGCGGTTGCTGCGCGCATGGGCCACCGCAGCCGGTGCGCCGCCGCTGCCCGCGCAGGGCGTGGCTGCGCTGGAGCGGGAAATCGACAATCACGCACCGGATCGGCAAGCCTGCTTTGCCTGGCAACAGGTCCAGGTGCGGCGCTGGCGACAGTGCCTGTACCTGCTTCGCCCAGCACCGGCATGGCCGGCGCAGTGGTGCGCGCACTGGGACGGCGCGAAGCCGTTGCGGCTGCCCGACGGCGCGCAACTGCACCTGCAAGGCCCCGCGGGGCTGCGCTTCGCGCAACCGTTGGCGGTGCGCGGCCGGCACGGTGGCGAGCGCATCGTGCTGCCGCAGCGCAGGCATTCGCATCAACTCAAGCATGTCCTGCAAACCGCCGATCTGCCGCCATGGCAACGCGATCGCCTGCCGATCCTGTGGGCCGACGACCAGGTCCTCGCCGCCGGCGATCGCATCGTCTGCGCTGCGTTAAACGACTGGCTGCAAGCCCATGGCGCACGTCTGCAGTGGCGCGTCGATGCCGACGCGAATTGACCCGCCTGCGTGCGCGCCGCACACTTTAGCGATGGCCAAGAAGTCCTTGAACGAAACATCCCCGGTTGCCCGCTTCGAACAGTCGCTGGAAGAACTCGAGCAACTGGTGCAGAAAATGGAAGTCGGCGACCTGAGTCTGGAGCAGTCGCTCAGCGCTTACGAACGCGGCATCGGCCTGTATCGCGATTGCCAGCAGGCGCTGGAACAGGCAGAACTGCGCGTCCGCATGCTGACCGACCCGGCCCGCCCCGAGCTTGCCGAAGCCTTCGAACCGCCGTCGCCGGACGGCGGCTGAGGTGAGTTCCGCGTTGTTCGAACACTGGATCGCTCGCACCGAACGCAGCCTCGACGCAGCCCTGCCCAGCGCTGCGCTGGCGCCGCAGCGTCTGCACGCGGCGATGCGGCACGCGGTGCTGGGTGGCGGCAAACGCATGCGGCCGCTGCTGGTGTACGCCACCGGTGCGCTGTTTGGCGCCGAAGAAGAGCGATTGGATACCCCGGCCGTGGCGGTCGAACTGATCCACGCCTATTCGCTAGTGCATGACGACCTGCCGGCGATGGACGACGACGCGCTGCGCCGCGGCCAGCCCACCGTGCACATCGCCTTCGACGAGGCCACCGCCATCCTGGCCGGCGATGCCCTGCAGACCCGCGCCTTCGAATTGCTGGCCACAGCGCCAGTCGCTGCCGAGCTGCGTGTCGGCTGGTTGCAGAGCCTGACCAGCGCGGCCGGTGCCGCCGGCATGTGCGGCGGCCAGGCACTGGATATCGCTGCCACCGGTCAGTTGCAGTCGCTGCACGCCCTGCAGCGCATGCACGCGCTCAAGACCGGCGCGCTGATTCGCGCCGCAGTGCGCATGGGCGCGCTGACCGGTAGCGCCGCCGCGGCCGACCAGCAGCGCGTGGACGACTTTGCCGACGCGCTGGGCCTGGCCTTCCAGGTGCGCGACGACATCCTGGATGTGGAGTCGAGCTCGGCGCAGCTGGGCAAGACCGCCGGCAAGGACGCCGCGCAAGCCAAATCCACCTACCCCGCCTTGCTCGGCATGGACGGCGCCAAATCCAAGCTGGCCGAACTGGCCACACGCATGCGCGACGTGCTGCAGCCCTATGGCCAGCCCGGCGAAACCCTGGCCACCCTGGGCCGGTTTGCGGTGGACCGCGCGCACTAGACGCGTCTAACCAGGCGTTGCGAGCGGTTGCCAGGCGTGTGATCGGCGCGCGGACAGCGAATGCCGTTCCCAGGTTCGCTTTGCACGACACAGTTGCGCATTCCGTGCGCCACCGCACGGTCGACCGCACCGGTCCATTCAGGCAACGAGCGAGCCTGATCACAAAACGGCACATTGGTCGCCGGACTTTGTGTCAGCCGGCGACACACAGCCGACAAAATTTCATGACGGCCGGCACGCTTTATTGCTGAATTATCTGCACAGGTGATGTATCGAGATGCATAACCCATGCATGACATCCAGAAATATCGCTAATTGAATGACTTGTCGCGCCCGCTCGCTCTGCCTAGGTTTGGCCTGTCCGCGCTTGCGGGCATCCCCCGACCAAGGAGAGTCACTGGTGAAGAATGTTTTTCTCGCATCGTTTGCAGCAGGCACGCTTGCCGTCGTCGGCGTGCTCGGTTCGGCGCAGGCGCAGTCCGTGCGCGGGCCGGTTCCGTTGACCATCGAACTGGCGCCAGTGGCCGACCAGGCCGGGCGACATCAAGGCAAGATCGCGGTCACCGTCACCAACAATGGCAGCCAGGTTGCCCGCGTTCCGACCTATCAGCTGCCGCTCAAGTCGCTGGACAATGGCATCCTGGACGTGAGTCGCGACGGCAAGCCGGTGGACTACACCGGGCGCCTGGTCAAGCGCGGCCTGCCCAAGGCCGCCGACTTCACCATTCTGCAGCCGGGCCAGAGCGTCAAGGGCGAGGTGGATCTGGCCGGTGCCTATGACCTGTCCACCAGCGGCAACTACACCATCCAGGTGCGCTCGTCGCTGCAATACGCGTCGCTGTCCGACGGCAGCCTGATGAAGGCGGCCAACGGCCTGCCGGCAGTCGCCACCAGCACCCCGCTCACCGTCTGGCTGGACGGCGCACGGCGTGGCGTACAGCGCCAGCTCGCAATCGGCCCGACCGCCGTGGTCAACGGCATCAACTATCTCAACTGCAGCACCACGCGCACCAACCAGGCCGCCAGTGCCGTCACTGCCGCGCGCAACTACTCGCAGAACGCGCGCAACTACCTCAACGCCGGCAGCACCGGCGCGCGCTACACCACCTGGTTCGGTGCGTACAACGCCTCGCGCTATAGCCGGGTCAGCTCGAACTTCGTCAACATCGACAACGCGCTGGACCAGAACAACGGCCAGCTGACGATCAACTGCAGCTGCGAGGCGGATCTGGCCGATGCCTTCGCCTACGTCTATCCGAACCAGCCGTACGAGATCCATGTCTGCAACGCGTTCTGGAGTGCGTCGACCACCGGCACCGATTCCAAGGCCGGCACGCTGGTGCACGAGACCAGCCACTTCACCGTGGTGGCCGGCACGCAGGACCGCGTCTATGGTCAGTCCGGCGCGCGTAGCCTGGCGATCAGCAACCCTGCCCAGGCGATCACCAACGCCGACAGCCACGAATACTTCGCCGAGAACACCCCGGCGCAGAACTGATCGCGTCATCGTCTGAAACGACAAAGGCCCGGCAGCGATGCCGGGCCTTTTTCATCGCACCGCGCCGGATTACTTGATCAGGCGCAGGGTGAACGGGTAGCGGTAATGCTCGCCATTGTTGGCCTTGACCGCGGCCAGGATGCAGAACACCAGGCTGCCGATCCATACCAGGGTCGGCAGGAAGAACAGCATGCCGAACGACACCATGGCTAGGATCACCGCCACGATCATGGCCAGGACCACCGTGATCTGGAAGTTCAATGCCTCCTTGGCCTGATCGGTGGCAAACGGCTTGGACGGGCTGGCGTCCTTGCTGATCAGCCAGATCACCAGCGCGCCGACGAAGTAGGTCAGGATGCCCAGCAGATGTGCGGCCAGCGCCAGGGTGCGCTCCTCCGACGGCGTGCTGGTGCCGACCGGCGGCGGTGGCGGCGCGGCATGTGTCTCGAATTCGCTCATCTGTCTCCCCAAACATGATTGTGGTGCGGCGGACTATAACAACGATTCAGCCAGCCACCAGTGCGCGAAGACATGGTCTGGTTTTGCTCACCTGGCAGGAGCGATATCACGCACGCTGCGTGGAGGCGATGCCGCCAGCGATAGCGCTGCCGCATGGCGCAAGCGGCGCCGGGACAAGCCCCTTGTTGCTGCGCGCCGGGCAGGTCCACCCCGTGCGCCTTTGGCGGGGAATCGAGACAGCACACACGCAGGCCACCCGCAGGGCCAGCGCTGCGACAGGCCCCGGCCCGGCCCACCGACCATGCCCGTCAAACATGGCCGGCCTCAGCCGTCCCCTCAACTATCGCCGGCCACGGTCATCCGGTTGACCAGCACAGAGCCGATCTTGACGTGCGAGCGTGGGTCGACATCGCTGCCCACCGCTTCGATGCCGGCAAACATGTCGCGCAGGTTGCCGGCGATGGTCAGGCCATCGACCGGATAGGCGATGACGCCGTTCTCGATCCAGAAGCCGCCGGCGCCGCGCGAATAATCGCCGGTCACCGGGTTGACGCCGTTGCCCATCAGCTCGGTGACCAACAGACCACGCGACATGCCGGCAATCATCGATGCCAGGTCGCCGGCATTGGCGATGACCTGCAGGTTGTGCACACCGCCGGCATTGGCGGTGGTCTGCAGGCCCAGCTTGCGTGCCGAGTAGCTGCCCAGCACATAGCGCTGCAGCACGCCGTCGGTGATCAGGGCCGAGCGCCGTGTCGCCACGCCTTCGCCGTCGAAGGCGGCCGAGCGCAACCCGCGGCGCAGATGCGGCAGTTCTTCGATGTTGAACCAGTCCGGGAACAGCCTGGTGCCGACGCTGTCGAGCAGGAAGCTGGCGCGGCGATACAGCGCGCCACCGGAAACCGCACCGAGCAGATGGCCGACCAGCGAGCGCGCCACTTCCGGCGCGAACAGCACCGGCAGCTGGCCGGTGGGCAGCGAGCGAGGCGCCAGGCGCGCCAGGGTGCGCTCGGCGGCATGCCGACCGATCGCTTCCGGCGCTTCCAGGTCTTCGCGCGCCAGCGCGCTGCTGTACCAGCCATCGCGCTGCATGCCATCGCCCTGCCCGGCGATCAGCGCGCAGCTGATCGAGTGGTGGGTGCCGCGCTCGCGTCCGATGAACCCGTGCGAATTGGCGTACACCGACAGGCTGAGCCCGGTGCTGGCCGAGGCGCCATCGGAATTGCTGATGCGTGCATCGGCATCCCTGCCGGCGGCCTCGCAGGCCAGCGCCAGGTCCACCGCGGTGTCGGCGTCCAGCGCCCACGGGTGCCAACTGTCCAGATCGGGGAAGTCATGCGCCATCAACTCCCGGTCGGCCAGGCCGGAGGCCGCATCGTCTTCGGTATAGCGCGCAATCGCGCAGGCCTGGGCCACGGTGGACTCCAGGCTGGCGTCCTGCAGGTCGGCGGTGCTGGCACTACCCTTGCGCTTGCCGAAGTACACCGTCACCGCGATGCCGCGGTCGCGGGTGGACTCGACCGTTTCCACATCGCCCAGGCGCACGTTGACGTCCAGGCCGCGCTCTTCGCTGCAACTCACTTCGGCCTGGGTGGCGCCGGCCGCGCGGGCGCGCTCGAGCAGGCGTTGCGAGATATCGGTCAGCGCATCCAGACGCTGCAGGCTGTCGTCGGTGACACGGGTTTCGGAGGAGAGTGCGTTCAATGCTTTATCCTTTGGATGCGGATCCGTCCGCGAAAGCCCGGCCATCGTGGCCGGACTGTCTGAATTTGGATGCGGATCCTCCGCAGAAAGCTCGGCCATCCCTGGCCGCAGTGTCTGAATTTGGTGCGGAGTCTTCCGCCGGAGTCCGGCCGTTCACGGCCGGAAATTTAACTAACCAAGTTTCGGGATGTAGTGGCGATGCGCGGACGCGATGAAGAGACCGGTGAATTTCGTGGCGCCAGCCGCAGCCAGCAACGGCGCGAGGCGCTGGAAATTTTCGACCTGGGCGAAAAGCTGGTGGCGCTCACCCCGGCGCAGCTGGCCAAGCTGCCGGTGCCCGAGTCGTTGATCCCGCATATCGAAGAGAGCAAGCGCATCACCTCGCACATCGCGCACAAGCGGCAGCTGGCGTTTCTGGCCAAGCACATGCGCCGCGAGGACGATGAAACGCTGGCTGCCATCCGCGACGCGCTGGATGCCAACAGCGACACCGCGCGCCGTGAAGTGGCGGCGATCCATCGCGTCGAGCGCTGGCGCGAGCGCCTGCTCGCCGAAGGCGACGTCGCGCTGGCCGAGTTGCTGGAAGCCTACCCGGCCGCCGATCGCCAGCAACTGCGCCAGCTGGTGCGCAACGCGATCCACGAACGCGCCAAGAACAAACCGCCGCGCGCCTACCGCGAGCTGTTCCAGGTGCTGCGCGAGCTGTCTCAGGAGCCGGGATTGGGGAGTGGGGATTCGGGATTGGAAGAAGACGACCGGAATCTGGAAGACGACGAATAGGGCCTGGCGGCCGCAATCGCGGAGCCGCTCAACGAGCGCCTCCGCCGCAGCCAAACTGGGCAGCATGCGTCCAACATCTGCAACCTGGGTAGGCGACACCTGCGCGCCGAGAACGCTGCGCGCCTCTCCTGCTGCGCTTCCCGATGCCCTGATCCCGATTCCCGGTATCAAGACCGACGCGGCGCAAGCCTCTGACACGCGATAGCCCGCTCCTGCCGTTGCGACTCCCCAATCCCGATTCCCGAATCCCCGCATCTCAGGCCTGCGTTCCGCCAACCGTGATGCCGTCGATGAGCAACGATGGCTGGCCCACGCCGACCGGCACGCTCTGCCCGTCCTTGCCGCACACACCCACGCCTTCGTCCAGCGCCAGGTCGTTGCCGATCATGCGCACCTTCTGCATGGTTTCCGGGCCGTTGCCGATCAGCGTGGCGCCCTTGACCGGCGCGGTGACCTTGCCGTCCTCGATCAGGTAGGCCTCGGTGGCCGAGAACACGTACTTGCCGCTGGTGATGTCGACCTGGCCGCCGCCGAAGTTCACTGCGTAAATGCCCATCTTGACCGAGCGGATCATCTCCTGCGGGTCGTGCTGGCCGGCGCGCATGTAGGTGTTGGTCATGCGCGGCATGGTCAGGTGCGCGAACGACTCGCGCCGGCCGTTGCCGGTCGGTGCCACGCCCATCAGGCGCGCGTTGTGGCTGTCCTGCATGTAGCCCACCAGCACGCCGTCTTCGATCAGCGTGGTGCACTGCGTCGGCGTGCCTTCGTCGTCGATATTGAGCGAGCCGCGACGTCCGTCCAGGGTGCCGTCGTCGACGATGGTCACGCCCGGCGAAGCGACGCGTTCGCCCATGCGCCCGGCGTAGACGCTGGTGCCCTTGCGATTGAAGTCGCCTTCCAGCCCGTGGCCGACCGCTTCGTGCAGCAATACGCCGGGCCAGCCCGGCCCGAGCACCACCGGCATCACGCCGGCCGGCGCGGGAATCGCCTCCAGGTTGACCAGCGCCTGACGCAGCGCTTCGCGGGCGAAGCCTTCCGGGCGGCCGTCGGCGAACAGTTCGGCATAGCCGTAACGGCCGCCGCCGCCGGAATAGCCGGATTCGCGCCGCCCACCCTGCTCGACGATCACCTGCACGTTCAAGCGCACCAACGGGCGCACGTCGGCCGCCAGCACGCCATCGCTGCGCGCGATCAGCACCGTATCCACCCCGCCGGACAGGCTCACCATCACCTGCTTGACGCGCGGGTCGGCGGCGCGCACGTACTGGTCGATACGGCGCAGCAACTCGACCTTGGTG
This genomic window contains:
- a CDS encoding class I SAM-dependent methyltransferase, which codes for MTVGLPVLRERLAQLPELDSVDGVFVQRTLAEDPFEDRYLEVRRQEGRLYTDAQVRSLPRPSGKLGASLEWQVRALSSRLLVRHLQARDGEGAILELGCGNGWLSQLLAQSLQRDVCGVDVNRTELTQAARVFGHDQRLSFVAADIQTFALPHDVFDVIVVPACIQYFPDPAALVRHLLAQLRDGGELHILDSPLYPDRHRADQSAARSLRYFTGLGVPELAGHYHQHTYAAFDAFAVQWLFDPRRARARVRRMLKLRQPHFPWLCLRKQDNRGR
- the tilS gene encoding tRNA lysidine(34) synthetase TilS, which gives rise to MTDTPPLLPATPPGPVLVAYSGGMDSQVLLHALAAMPAYRERGLRALHVHHGLHADADTWAAHCQRSCTALQVPLHIVRVQVARDSGLGLEAAARQARHGAFADRLAPGEWLALAHHRDDQAETFLLRALRASGPDGLAAMRAQRPFAQGILWRPLLAHARAQLQAYARLHGLHWIDDPSNADARYDRNFLRTQVLPLLQQRWPQAADALARSAQLSADASDLLLHDDLAVLPGLQTESGALDLHLLRAQPAARRLRLLRAWATAAGAPPLPAQGVAALEREIDNHAPDRQACFAWQQVQVRRWRQCLYLLRPAPAWPAQWCAHWDGAKPLRLPDGAQLHLQGPAGLRFAQPLAVRGRHGGERIVLPQRRHSHQLKHVLQTADLPPWQRDRLPILWADDQVLAAGDRIVCAALNDWLQAHGARLQWRVDADAN
- a CDS encoding M35 family metallo-endopeptidase, with the translated sequence MKNVFLASFAAGTLAVVGVLGSAQAQSVRGPVPLTIELAPVADQAGRHQGKIAVTVTNNGSQVARVPTYQLPLKSLDNGILDVSRDGKPVDYTGRLVKRGLPKAADFTILQPGQSVKGEVDLAGAYDLSTSGNYTIQVRSSLQYASLSDGSLMKAANGLPAVATSTPLTVWLDGARRGVQRQLAIGPTAVVNGINYLNCSTTRTNQAASAVTAARNYSQNARNYLNAGSTGARYTTWFGAYNASRYSRVSSNFVNIDNALDQNNGQLTINCSCEADLADAFAYVYPNQPYEIHVCNAFWSASTTGTDSKAGTLVHETSHFTVVAGTQDRVYGQSGARSLAISNPAQAITNADSHEYFAENTPAQN
- a CDS encoding DUF4870 domain-containing protein, with the protein product MSEFETHAAPPPPPVGTSTPSEERTLALAAHLLGILTYFVGALVIWLISKDASPSKPFATDQAKEALNFQITVVLAMIVAVILAMVSFGMLFFLPTLVWIGSLVFCILAAVKANNGEHYRYPFTLRLIK
- a CDS encoding farnesyl diphosphate synthase; the protein is MSSALFEHWIARTERSLDAALPSAALAPQRLHAAMRHAVLGGGKRMRPLLVYATGALFGAEEERLDTPAVAVELIHAYSLVHDDLPAMDDDALRRGQPTVHIAFDEATAILAGDALQTRAFELLATAPVAAELRVGWLQSLTSAAGAAGMCGGQALDIAATGQLQSLHALQRMHALKTGALIRAAVRMGALTGSAAAADQQRVDDFADALGLAFQVRDDILDVESSSAQLGKTAGKDAAQAKSTYPALLGMDGAKSKLAELATRMRDVLQPYGQPGETLATLGRFAVDRAH
- a CDS encoding dicarboxylate/amino acid:cation symporter, which produces MRLVAAWLRIPFWQRVVAGFVLGAIAGALMGPAADVWFGPLGDLYVTLIKMIAIPLVFFAVINAISSLHGQKSVAALGGRTFLWFVITAALAVGIGLAVGTIMQPGAGHFSLSVDSAWKPRDVPSPIKVLLDVVPSNPFYALTGIGTKTNAAGETVLAAGRGSILPVIFFAALLGFAMVKLGERVAEARKLTGQLSDIMIQVTRFVLEMTPLGTFGLIAGLVGSYGFTKLLPFGSFVLALYVACAIHILVVYSSLLLAHGLNPWKFFRGAAPGMQVAFVSSSSFAAMPVAMRSITHNLGVSKDYAAFAVPLGASIKMDGCGAIYPALCAVFIAQYTGVPLTANQYFVVLIASVLGSFGTAGVPGTAVIMATVVLSAANLPLEVIGYLYAIDRILDMMRTMTNVTGQMLVPVLVAKETGLLDKAVYESASTNVGLEDPPADSAKPLR
- a CDS encoding exodeoxyribonuclease VII small subunit, with amino-acid sequence MAKKSLNETSPVARFEQSLEELEQLVQKMEVGDLSLEQSLSAYERGIGLYRDCQQALEQAELRVRMLTDPARPELAEAFEPPSPDGG
- a CDS encoding alkaline phosphatase gives rise to the protein MRYRLPALAALTTLCVAACASTAGTPVSAPAAVRVDVPPVTHPAGETPQWWYRSGAARAAGNGAMAGKARNVILFLGDGLSLTTVAAARILDGQRKGGPGEENLLSWEQFPATAFSKTYNTDSQTPDSAGTMTAITTGVKTHMGAIGVSSGNRSDCADSLNKGLLSWLQLADSAGMATGVVTTTRLTHATPAATYAHSPDRNWENDTDLPESARAAGCQDIAQQLLSTARYGRGPQVVLGGGRSQFQTVQERDPEYDDKVGLRLDGRDLVAEWKQAHPQGAYVWNEQQLQAAAGAPALLGLFEPDHMQFDHDRKRGPQGEPSLTEMTRTAIQALSRDPNGFVLMVEGGRIDHANHAGNAYRALDETVSLSDAVRTAVQTAPADTLIIVTADHSHTLNFVGYPVRGNPILGKVRGTGGEEGDRSQLATDLAGQPYTTLSYANGPGHTGATNAQPAGPKKYPHEPSSSEPAHGRPDLTHVDTEAPSYMQESLVPTKSESHGGEDVGIWATGPGSAAFRGTLEENVIYHVIVQATPRLRERLCKAGTCDSAGVPVQLPTPARFEAAATR